From a region of the Salinispira pacifica genome:
- a CDS encoding YfcC family protein, whose translation MEQSIRIGKRAFLVSFAALFAIMIVAGLLSRVIEPGSYATAVENGREVLVPGSYESGDVEPLSFFQWLASPVLVLFSDDSLIILVIIAFIFIVSGAITVFQNTGIIPHLIDESVRRFRNRPKMLVAVLVLLFMAFGAFMGIFEEVVLLVPIAISIAVSMGWDRFTGLAISILAAGFGFSAAVSNPFSIGVAQQIAGLPLFSGAGFRLVIFTLTYFFLLIFIFRYIKRLGGITPVGSMAGAGSGSKQGARDPRSQPPRARPPRPAAYRAFLGSLLIILAYILGASAVPGLSDYSMPVIALVFFFSAWISGLLAGYSLKQLGSYFLRGILAVLPGVILILMAASVKYIIVEAGVLHTILYRASRIIQGQSDFFALAAIYLLVFILNLFVGSASAKALLVMPVIAPLADILGFTRQTAVLAFSFGDGFSNLLFPTNAVLLISLGISGVSYGSWFRFIFPVQAFMFLLSLGYLYLAYATGYGPF comes from the coding sequence ATGGAGCAAAGCATACGAATCGGGAAACGGGCCTTTCTTGTGTCCTTTGCCGCGCTGTTCGCAATAATGATTGTGGCGGGACTTCTCTCAAGGGTGATCGAACCGGGAAGCTATGCCACGGCTGTGGAAAACGGCCGGGAGGTGCTGGTTCCCGGCAGCTATGAATCCGGCGACGTTGAGCCCCTTTCCTTTTTTCAGTGGCTGGCCTCCCCGGTGCTGGTGCTGTTCAGCGATGACTCGCTGATCATTCTGGTGATAATCGCATTTATTTTCATTGTCAGCGGTGCCATCACTGTCTTCCAGAACACCGGCATTATTCCCCATCTTATTGATGAAAGCGTCCGCCGTTTCCGGAACCGTCCGAAAATGCTGGTGGCGGTGCTGGTTCTGCTTTTCATGGCCTTCGGAGCCTTCATGGGAATCTTTGAGGAGGTTGTCCTCCTGGTTCCCATCGCAATATCCATTGCAGTATCCATGGGCTGGGACCGGTTCACCGGCCTTGCCATCAGCATTCTCGCCGCAGGTTTCGGTTTCAGTGCAGCGGTATCAAACCCCTTCAGCATAGGAGTGGCCCAGCAGATTGCAGGTCTTCCTCTCTTCTCCGGTGCGGGTTTCCGGCTGGTGATATTCACCCTGACCTATTTCTTCCTGCTGATATTCATCTTCCGATACATCAAGCGCTTAGGCGGCATAACCCCCGTCGGCTCCATGGCAGGCGCCGGTTCCGGTTCAAAACAGGGGGCTCGGGACCCCCGGTCTCAACCGCCCCGTGCCCGACCGCCCCGGCCCGCTGCTTACCGGGCATTCCTGGGTTCTCTGCTGATAATTCTGGCGTATATTCTGGGAGCTTCGGCGGTTCCCGGCCTCTCGGATTACAGCATGCCGGTAATAGCCCTGGTATTTTTCTTTTCGGCATGGATCAGCGGATTGCTGGCGGGATATTCCCTGAAGCAGCTGGGCTCATATTTTCTCCGGGGGATTCTGGCGGTGTTACCTGGAGTGATCCTCATCCTCATGGCAGCAAGCGTGAAATACATTATTGTTGAGGCGGGAGTTCTCCACACCATTCTGTACCGTGCATCCCGGATTATTCAGGGACAGAGCGATTTTTTCGCCCTTGCGGCCATCTATCTGCTGGTGTTCATTCTCAATCTTTTTGTGGGCTCCGCTTCAGCCAAGGCTCTTCTGGTGATGCCGGTGATCGCCCCGCTTGCGGATATTCTGGGGTTCACCCGCCAGACGGCGGTTCTTGCCTTTTCCTTCGGAGACGGATTCAGCAATCTCCTGTTCCCGACCAATGCGGTGCTGCTCATATCTCTGGGGATCTCCGGAGTATCCTACGGAAGCTGGTTCAGGTTCATTTTTCCCGTCCAGGCCTTCATGTTTCTGCTCTCTCTGGGATACCTGTATCTTGCGTAT
- a CDS encoding AMP-dependent synthetase/ligase has product MELNKRTIPQQLMISADTWPSAVAQYSKDDKGDFQPTTYPQLVEEMYIAAAGFLEHGIGRDDLVGLISENRKEWLLADLGLQALGAADVPRGNDTMPGELIYILNTVEARSSIFENITQLKKVLDRKKEVPHLKNWILFDEPGEDAKESLPDIESQLPRGSSLILFSSIMESGKEHLSRHREAIKSNIDSAKPEELATIIFTSGTTGEPKGVMISHWNFLVQALYIDNKIDISAGDTWLCVLPVWHSFERVMQYISIANGSALAYSKPVGPIMLADFAKVRPTWMASVPRIWESLQAGIYKNLRAKGGASWALFRFFVAVGGAYKYQEAKLRGWLPNFKKRSRILDVVTAFIPWLLLLPLQALGSVLVFSKIRAKLGGRFVAGISGGGALPAHIDKFFSAAGILLLEGYGLTETSPVISVRTQWSPVQGTIGSPLRYTEAQVRDENGKVLPPGHKGVLWVRGMQRMIGYYKRPDLTEQMIDGENWLNTGDLAEMTHNGEIAIRGRAKDTVVLLGGENIEPTPIEAKLRSSSYIDFAVVVGQDQKYLGALIVPNRDNVIEWAGEQGIPGDDWETLATSDAVRSLLKFEIAETVNSKNGFRTWEQISRFTVLPGSFEVGKELSGKQDLKRHYISDAYAKEIRELFE; this is encoded by the coding sequence ATGGAACTGAACAAGAGAACCATTCCCCAGCAGCTGATGATCAGTGCTGATACCTGGCCATCGGCTGTAGCCCAGTACAGTAAGGATGACAAGGGAGATTTCCAGCCCACAACCTATCCCCAGCTGGTTGAAGAGATGTATATAGCCGCCGCAGGTTTCCTGGAGCATGGAATTGGCCGGGACGATCTGGTGGGGCTTATTTCGGAAAACCGGAAAGAGTGGCTTCTTGCAGACCTGGGACTCCAGGCCCTGGGTGCGGCGGATGTTCCCCGGGGAAATGATACCATGCCCGGTGAGCTCATCTATATTCTCAACACTGTTGAGGCCAGGTCATCGATTTTCGAGAATATCACCCAGCTGAAAAAGGTTCTGGACCGGAAAAAGGAAGTTCCCCATCTGAAGAACTGGATTCTCTTCGATGAGCCGGGGGAGGATGCAAAGGAGAGTCTCCCGGATATTGAATCCCAGCTCCCCCGGGGGTCGAGCCTGATCCTTTTTTCATCCATTATGGAGAGCGGGAAAGAACATCTTTCCAGGCACCGGGAGGCTATCAAGTCGAACATCGATTCCGCAAAGCCGGAAGAACTTGCCACCATTATTTTTACCTCGGGAACAACCGGTGAACCCAAGGGTGTGATGATCAGTCACTGGAACTTCCTGGTTCAGGCCCTCTATATAGATAATAAAATAGATATTTCCGCCGGAGACACCTGGCTCTGCGTACTGCCGGTATGGCACAGCTTCGAGCGGGTCATGCAGTACATATCCATTGCCAACGGTTCGGCCCTTGCATATTCCAAGCCGGTGGGTCCCATTATGCTGGCGGATTTCGCAAAGGTGCGTCCCACCTGGATGGCCTCCGTGCCCCGGATCTGGGAAAGCCTTCAGGCGGGAATCTATAAAAATCTCCGGGCCAAAGGCGGTGCAAGCTGGGCCCTGTTCCGCTTTTTTGTTGCGGTGGGCGGAGCGTATAAATATCAGGAAGCCAAACTCAGAGGGTGGCTGCCCAACTTCAAAAAGCGCAGCCGCATACTTGATGTTGTGACCGCCTTTATCCCCTGGCTTCTCCTGCTTCCCCTGCAGGCCCTGGGGAGCGTACTGGTATTCAGCAAGATCCGGGCCAAGCTCGGCGGACGCTTCGTAGCGGGAATCAGCGGAGGGGGAGCGCTTCCCGCCCATATCGATAAGTTCTTTTCCGCTGCGGGGATTCTGCTCCTGGAGGGCTACGGCCTTACAGAAACCAGTCCGGTGATTTCGGTGAGAACCCAGTGGTCTCCGGTTCAGGGAACCATCGGCTCTCCCCTGCGTTATACCGAGGCCCAGGTACGGGATGAAAACGGCAAGGTGCTTCCCCCGGGACACAAAGGCGTACTGTGGGTGCGGGGCATGCAGCGGATGATCGGATACTATAAAAGACCGGATCTTACCGAGCAGATGATCGACGGCGAGAACTGGCTCAACACCGGGGATCTTGCGGAGATGACTCACAACGGTGAAATCGCCATCCGGGGAAGAGCCAAGGACACGGTTGTGCTCCTGGGCGGTGAAAACATTGAACCCACACCTATTGAAGCGAAACTGCGCTCCAGCAGCTATATAGATTTCGCCGTGGTGGTTGGCCAGGACCAGAAGTATCTGGGTGCGCTAATCGTACCCAACCGGGACAACGTTATTGAATGGGCAGGTGAGCAGGGTATTCCCGGTGATGACTGGGAAACTCTGGCAACAAGCGATGCGGTGAGATCCCTGCTGAAATTCGAGATCGCCGAGACGGTAAACTCCAAAAACGGATTCCGCACCTGGGAACAGATCAGCCGGTTTACGGTTCTTCCCGGCAGCTTCGAGGTTGGAAAGGAACTTTCCGGCAAGCAGGATCTGAAGCGGCATTATATTTCCGATGCCTATGCGAAGGAGATCCGGGAGCTTTTTGAATAG
- a CDS encoding AzlC family ABC transporter permease, producing MYLYVYAGYGYNAGMDQHVRTFISALRSTIPVFFGYMSIGIAFGFLLVTSGVHWIWALIISVAVFAGAAQFLAVGLISSGSSPVEIGIAVFLINARHMVYGLSLLERFQFFRRFKAYIIFGLTDETYGLLTTVEAPEGSDPEVFDFYITLLNHSYWILGSVSGALLGRVLPYDAPGIEFSMTALFTVLLIEQIKSIRKAAPFVLALGICILLHLLQVREQLLLPAIILSALGTMALPADENGGAS from the coding sequence GTGTATCTGTACGTGTATGCCGGCTACGGGTACAATGCCGGAATGGATCAGCATGTTCGAACCTTCATATCTGCACTGCGCAGTACAATACCGGTATTTTTCGGATATATGAGCATCGGCATTGCGTTCGGCTTCCTTCTGGTTACTTCCGGAGTACACTGGATCTGGGCTCTCATCATCAGCGTGGCAGTATTTGCCGGAGCCGCTCAGTTCCTGGCGGTGGGGCTGATAAGCAGCGGAAGTTCTCCCGTGGAGATCGGGATTGCGGTGTTTTTGATCAATGCCCGGCATATGGTGTACGGGCTTTCTCTGCTGGAAAGGTTTCAGTTCTTCCGGAGGTTCAAAGCCTATATCATTTTCGGGCTGACGGATGAAACCTACGGTCTGCTCACCACCGTCGAGGCCCCGGAGGGCTCGGATCCGGAGGTCTTCGATTTTTACATCACTCTGCTGAATCATTCATACTGGATTCTGGGCTCGGTAAGCGGTGCGCTGCTGGGAAGGGTGCTGCCCTATGACGCACCGGGAATTGAATTTTCCATGACGGCCCTGTTCACCGTCCTGCTCATCGAACAGATCAAAAGCATCCGAAAAGCGGCTCCCTTTGTTCTTGCTCTGGGAATCTGTATTCTTCTGCATCTGCTCCAGGTGAGGGAGCAGCTTCTGCTTCCGGCCATTATCCTCTCGGCTCTCGGGACAATGGCCCTGCCTGCGGATGAAAACGGCGGTGCATCATGA
- a CDS encoding branched-chain amino acid transporter permease encodes MTAYLLSATLAMAFATLITRALPFLVFRRGIPHPGFVKRARRIPAGVMVVLVFTSLPLEGALLSWETLIPWISVAVTALIHIATRHPLLSIFGGTGLYMLLLHFS; translated from the coding sequence ATGACTGCGTACCTGCTCAGCGCAACCCTGGCCATGGCCTTCGCCACCCTTATAACCAGAGCCCTGCCCTTTCTGGTATTTCGCCGGGGCATACCCCATCCGGGTTTCGTCAAACGGGCAAGGAGAATTCCCGCCGGGGTAATGGTGGTTCTGGTGTTTACCAGTCTTCCCCTGGAAGGAGCTTTGCTGTCATGGGAGACCCTGATTCCGTGGATATCCGTGGCGGTTACGGCTCTGATCCATATAGCCACCCGGCATCCCCTTCTCAGTATTTTCGGCGGCACAGGGCTGTACATGCTGCTGCTGCATTTCAGCTGA
- a CDS encoding lysophospholipid acyltransferase family protein, which translates to MKDFTDIQAYSDSQFREGWRRMLRDPGFSSMLSGMKGRFRLLRRRISRIRRIGQFRRLMIRLVGYLIRKTTGGVSWSGAENLPAARARKKQGAIFISNHRSTSLDPMLFNYMLNSEIGTTAYNAAGDNLMNTPWLGHLIRLNRGFIVKRNLSDPDQKLEEAEKLSKYIRKLVESGKHVWIAQRNGRAKDGNDRTDSAVLAMIKMAHREKSWEELSTEIPIIPVSMSYEEIPLDDLLAKDHLGILDRSSPDRDKAQVIRELRDRKRRIHIHVSERIRGGKRGELVRSLDRKIIGGTRIWDSNAVAAELLEHIKPTSAAPSRPHHIREGAEWFLEKLQQHDHHIRSAILRLYAAPLLNRLELK; encoded by the coding sequence ATGAAAGATTTTACAGATATACAGGCATATTCAGACAGTCAATTCCGGGAAGGCTGGCGCAGGATGCTCCGGGATCCGGGGTTCAGCAGCATGCTCAGCGGCATGAAGGGGCGGTTCCGTCTGCTCCGGCGCAGGATTTCCAGGATACGGCGCATCGGTCAGTTCCGGCGGCTGATGATCCGTCTGGTGGGTTATCTCATTCGCAAAACCACCGGCGGGGTCAGCTGGAGCGGTGCGGAAAATCTTCCTGCAGCAAGGGCCAGAAAAAAGCAGGGTGCCATTTTCATCTCAAACCACAGAAGCACATCCCTGGACCCCATGCTCTTCAACTACATGCTGAACTCTGAGATCGGCACCACCGCCTACAACGCCGCAGGAGATAATCTGATGAATACCCCCTGGCTGGGGCATCTCATACGGCTCAACCGGGGCTTCATCGTGAAACGGAATCTTTCCGACCCGGATCAGAAACTTGAAGAGGCTGAGAAGCTCTCCAAATATATCAGGAAACTGGTGGAATCCGGCAAGCATGTATGGATCGCCCAGAGGAACGGACGGGCCAAGGACGGCAATGACCGCACAGATTCCGCCGTCCTGGCCATGATTAAAATGGCACACCGGGAAAAATCCTGGGAGGAACTGAGCACTGAGATCCCCATAATTCCGGTAAGCATGAGTTATGAGGAAATCCCTTTGGATGATCTCCTTGCAAAAGATCACCTGGGTATTCTTGACCGCAGTTCCCCGGACCGGGATAAAGCCCAGGTTATCCGTGAGCTGAGGGACAGAAAACGGCGTATTCATATTCATGTGTCCGAACGAATACGGGGAGGCAAACGGGGCGAACTGGTGCGGAGCCTGGACAGGAAGATTATCGGCGGAACCCGGATCTGGGATTCCAATGCAGTGGCAGCTGAGCTGCTGGAGCATATTAAACCCACCTCAGCCGCTCCTTCACGACCCCACCACATTCGGGAAGGAGCAGAATGGTTTCTGGAAAAACTCCAGCAGCACGATCATCACATCCGAAGCGCCATACTCCGACTCTATGCCGCACCCCTGCTCAACCGGCTGGAACTGAAATGA
- a CDS encoding class I SAM-dependent methyltransferase: MNPDKLLLIIFLLQYAAQKEVTMELLFQEADSFFPGEHNMPSVLSSEIRQQLGSLRERGLIIEQGDSYRIPEKNLNRVMRHRVEFEFKAGSALSRISRADEAMRTALYDQGGFIGLCGETQRKWIGEQLSDMHSPVLDLGCGDGRQGELLQELSAARLTGVDYSEDAVRRASGKLHGGAYLHDMEALETLDAEYRSIMSVDSLYFSRDPEDLLEKIREHSHSGERILLYSEYRQTQSQTAPLTSPVDTIPGSWMDSERIPYQVIDFSSREQAIWSLRLKLLEGLKSQYYEEKTAYLYWSQYQEASVMARITSRNSFKRYGFRF; encoded by the coding sequence ATGAACCCCGACAAGCTGCTTCTCATCATCTTTCTTCTCCAATATGCAGCGCAGAAAGAAGTGACCATGGAGCTGCTGTTTCAGGAAGCTGACAGCTTTTTTCCCGGCGAGCACAATATGCCCTCCGTCCTTTCATCGGAAATCAGGCAGCAGCTGGGAAGCCTTCGGGAACGGGGACTCATTATTGAACAGGGTGACAGCTACAGGATTCCCGAAAAAAACCTCAACAGGGTTATGCGCCACCGGGTGGAGTTCGAATTCAAGGCGGGATCTGCCCTGAGCAGAATCAGCCGGGCAGATGAGGCTATGCGTACCGCATTGTACGACCAGGGAGGTTTTATCGGGCTCTGCGGCGAGACCCAGCGGAAGTGGATCGGGGAGCAGCTGTCTGATATGCATTCTCCCGTACTGGATCTGGGCTGCGGAGACGGCCGCCAGGGGGAGCTGCTGCAGGAGCTAAGCGCTGCTCGGTTAACAGGTGTGGATTACAGTGAAGATGCGGTGCGCCGGGCATCCGGCAAGCTCCATGGGGGTGCATATCTGCATGATATGGAGGCCCTGGAAACCCTTGATGCGGAATACCGTTCCATCATGTCTGTTGATTCACTCTATTTCAGCCGCGATCCGGAAGATCTGCTGGAAAAGATCCGGGAGCACAGCCATAGCGGCGAGCGCATCCTTCTGTATTCGGAATACCGTCAAACACAGAGCCAAACAGCTCCCCTGACCAGTCCGGTTGACACCATTCCCGGTAGCTGGATGGACAGCGAACGGATACCCTACCAGGTAATCGACTTCAGCAGCAGAGAACAGGCAATCTGGTCGCTGCGGCTGAAGCTCCTGGAAGGGCTGAAATCCCAATATTATGAAGAAAAAACTGCATACCTTTACTGGTCCCAGTATCAGGAGGCATCGGTGATGGCCCGGATCACTTCCCGGAACAGCTTCAAACGCTACGGCTTCAGATTCTGA
- a CDS encoding sugar nucleotide-binding protein encodes MSKHVLITGSGGSLAPHVIRRFTQAGWEWSGWDRKGADPDDTDACIRYFKEKKPDALIHLGMGHENWSGLLARLASERGIPFAFTSSVMVFGNHMTGPFQPGRVPEPADEYGAYKLRCEEAVTRENPRGLIIRLGWQFDENSGGNNMFAQLSAQAREQGYISASKKWIPACSHMAESGEWMYSLLSRGEGGVYHLDGNSSEAWNFYDMIDAIRVRLNLPWELREDNSFVFDQRMLDDRCEPESIPQRLGISAADQNLKP; translated from the coding sequence ATGAGCAAACATGTGCTGATAACCGGAAGCGGGGGCAGCCTGGCCCCCCATGTAATCCGCAGGTTCACCCAGGCAGGATGGGAATGGAGCGGCTGGGACAGAAAGGGCGCAGATCCCGATGATACTGACGCCTGTATCCGCTACTTCAAAGAGAAAAAGCCCGATGCCCTCATACACCTGGGAATGGGTCACGAAAACTGGTCGGGATTGCTTGCCCGGCTGGCTTCAGAACGGGGAATTCCCTTTGCGTTCACCAGCTCGGTAATGGTGTTCGGAAACCATATGACCGGACCCTTTCAGCCCGGCCGTGTGCCCGAACCCGCCGACGAGTACGGGGCGTACAAACTCCGCTGCGAGGAGGCGGTGACCCGGGAGAACCCCCGTGGACTGATTATCCGCCTGGGCTGGCAGTTTGACGAAAACTCCGGCGGCAATAATATGTTCGCCCAGCTTTCCGCCCAGGCCCGGGAGCAGGGATATATATCGGCATCCAAAAAATGGATCCCCGCCTGTTCCCATATGGCCGAAAGCGGGGAATGGATGTACTCGCTTCTGAGCCGGGGTGAGGGGGGAGTGTATCATCTGGACGGAAACAGCAGTGAAGCCTGGAATTTTTATGACATGATTGATGCAATCCGGGTCAGACTGAATCTGCCCTGGGAACTGAGGGAGGATAATTCCTTTGTGTTTGATCAGCGGATGTTGGATGATCGCTGTGAACCCGAATCAATACCTCAGCGGCTTGGAATCTCCGCAGCAGATCAGAATCTGAAGCCGTAG
- a CDS encoding 2-oxoacid:acceptor oxidoreductase subunit alpha, whose translation MEQQDFVSNVDFIIRVAGEAGEGVISCGELFARAASRTQYHVFTFITYPAEMKGGYSMIQIRVRDNTIYSLGSKVDYLIAFNQRGYNRSIEDIKDGGVLFYDPREVEPEESGSYERIPLPFTELAKSSSSSVRTKNAVALGVLGHLFGVEPEVSRKLLEDRFNKKGRELLEKNFLALDSGYAYGREQAIKPRFSLASGPPAKENYMFLSGNEAVALGAITAGCRFVAGYPITPSTSIFETLYRLMPLVGGTALQMEDEIASISAIIGASFAGEKVITPTSGPGLQLMAEQISLGSMLETPLVIIDVQRGGPSTGLPTKTEQSDLKFAVYGGAGESPRIILAPTTVEDSFYQTIRAFNLAERYQLPVIVLLDQSIGYRKATVKMPDFNRFNFIDNHNIRKHFKVPKADVVEIVSRLAPMEDELEDYRRYEDTKDGVAAMSRPGTSGGEYLATGLEHDEYGRADQTPGNHLKMSLRRRRKHFSISRDLEKNPLEIYGDPYAEIGIIGWGSTEGAIREARYMALEQGIAVRHLHPHTISPLPERQIARFLMHLNYLIIVEENITGQFAHLITARFRVKAIEVHKCQGVPFNPEEIYRSIEKVARIADEEAITQA comes from the coding sequence ATGGAACAGCAGGACTTTGTTTCCAACGTGGATTTTATTATCCGGGTTGCAGGAGAAGCGGGGGAAGGGGTGATCAGCTGCGGTGAACTGTTCGCCAGGGCCGCATCCAGAACTCAATACCATGTATTCACCTTCATCACCTATCCGGCAGAGATGAAAGGCGGTTACTCCATGATTCAGATCCGGGTCAGGGATAACACCATCTACTCCCTGGGCAGCAAAGTGGATTACCTCATCGCCTTTAACCAGCGGGGGTATAACCGGAGTATAGAAGATATTAAAGACGGGGGAGTACTGTTCTACGATCCCCGGGAAGTGGAACCGGAAGAAAGCGGCAGCTATGAACGGATCCCCCTGCCCTTCACCGAGCTGGCGAAAAGCAGCAGCAGTTCGGTACGCACCAAAAATGCAGTGGCCCTTGGAGTACTGGGGCATCTGTTCGGGGTGGAGCCCGAAGTATCCCGCAAGCTCCTTGAAGACCGTTTTAACAAGAAAGGCCGGGAACTTCTGGAGAAAAACTTCCTGGCCCTGGACTCCGGGTACGCCTACGGCCGGGAGCAGGCCATCAAACCCCGTTTCTCTCTGGCTTCAGGGCCTCCAGCTAAAGAGAATTACATGTTTCTCTCGGGGAACGAGGCTGTGGCGCTGGGGGCAATAACCGCAGGCTGCCGCTTCGTGGCAGGCTACCCCATCACCCCGTCAACATCCATCTTCGAAACCCTCTACCGCCTCATGCCCCTGGTGGGGGGCACGGCTCTGCAGATGGAGGATGAGATTGCCAGCATATCGGCCATCATCGGCGCATCCTTTGCCGGGGAAAAGGTGATAACCCCCACAAGCGGTCCCGGACTGCAGCTCATGGCGGAACAGATAAGCCTGGGTTCCATGCTGGAGACTCCGCTGGTGATCATCGACGTGCAGCGGGGCGGTCCCAGCACGGGACTCCCCACAAAGACCGAACAGTCTGATCTGAAATTTGCAGTCTACGGAGGGGCAGGGGAAAGTCCAAGAATTATTCTTGCCCCCACAACAGTGGAGGACAGTTTTTATCAGACCATACGGGCCTTCAACCTTGCAGAGCGCTACCAGCTTCCGGTTATTGTTCTCCTGGATCAGTCAATCGGTTACCGGAAAGCCACGGTAAAAATGCCCGACTTCAACCGCTTCAATTTCATTGATAATCACAATATCCGGAAGCATTTCAAGGTGCCCAAGGCGGATGTTGTGGAAATTGTATCCCGTCTGGCTCCCATGGAGGATGAACTGGAGGATTACCGCCGCTATGAGGATACCAAAGACGGGGTTGCAGCCATGTCCCGCCCGGGAACTTCCGGCGGAGAATACCTTGCAACCGGCCTGGAACATGACGAATACGGCAGAGCCGACCAGACCCCGGGAAACCATCTGAAAATGAGCCTGAGACGGAGGCGGAAACATTTCAGCATCAGCAGGGACCTGGAGAAAAACCCCCTGGAAATATACGGAGATCCCTATGCGGAAATCGGCATTATCGGGTGGGGTTCCACCGAGGGTGCAATCCGGGAAGCCAGATACATGGCCCTGGAGCAGGGAATTGCGGTGCGCCACCTTCACCCCCACACCATATCCCCCCTTCCGGAGCGGCAGATAGCCCGTTTTCTCATGCATCTGAATTACCTGATCATTGTGGAGGAAAATATAACCGGCCAGTTCGCCCATCTTATTACTGCCAGATTCAGGGTGAAAGCCATCGAGGTGCATAAATGCCAGGGGGTGCCCTTTAATCCCGAGGAAATTTACAGAAGCATAGAAAAAGTAGCGAGGATCGCAGATGAAGAAGCAATCACACAAGCCTGA
- a CDS encoding 2-oxoacid:ferredoxin oxidoreductase subunit beta encodes MKKQSHKPETAGDWYKKPTVKPIWCPGCGDYAVYNSLLKALKALEIPKENVAMISGIGCSGRFSHYFNVYGLHGTHGRALPTACGVKAARPDLTVFAVGGDGDGLSIGGGHIVHAARKNVDLTYIIMDNNIYGLTKGQTSPTTEPEFRTKTTPFGPQDDPLEPIPMYLSYGISFIARVQALNQKQMLEVMTRAVEHKGMSMVHIVSPCVTYQAMPWDQLKTGWEELPESHDREDKMEAFRMAYSRDPLYSGIFYEVDKPSLEERLKSQREAALESMDRDSYMEPDEIVHLFR; translated from the coding sequence ATGAAGAAGCAATCACACAAGCCTGAAACCGCCGGAGACTGGTATAAAAAACCCACGGTGAAACCCATATGGTGTCCCGGCTGCGGGGATTATGCGGTATATAATTCTCTGCTGAAAGCCCTGAAAGCTCTTGAGATTCCCAAAGAGAATGTGGCAATGATTTCCGGCATAGGATGTTCCGGACGCTTCAGCCATTATTTTAACGTATACGGTCTCCATGGAACCCACGGCCGGGCTCTTCCCACTGCCTGCGGAGTGAAGGCCGCACGGCCTGATCTGACAGTTTTCGCCGTGGGGGGAGACGGAGACGGTCTGAGCATCGGCGGAGGGCACATCGTTCATGCTGCCCGGAAAAATGTGGATCTCACCTATATCATTATGGATAACAACATCTATGGTCTCACCAAAGGTCAGACATCCCCCACAACAGAACCGGAGTTTCGCACCAAAACCACCCCGTTCGGCCCCCAGGACGATCCCCTGGAGCCCATTCCAATGTACCTCTCCTACGGTATTTCCTTTATTGCCAGGGTGCAGGCGTTGAATCAGAAGCAGATGCTTGAGGTGATGACCCGGGCCGTGGAGCACAAGGGGATGAGCATGGTCCACATCGTAAGTCCCTGTGTAACCTACCAGGCCATGCCCTGGGATCAGCTGAAAACCGGCTGGGAAGAACTGCCGGAAAGCCATGACAGGGAAGACAAAATGGAGGCGTTCCGGATGGCCTATTCCCGGGATCCTCTGTACAGCGGGATATTTTATGAGGTGGACAAGCCCAGCCTGGAAGAGCGGCTGAAATCCCAGAGAGAAGCTGCGCTGGAGAGCATGGACCGGGATTCATACATGGAGCCGGATGAAATCGTGCACCTGTTCCGATAG
- a CDS encoding ribbon-helix-helix domain-containing protein codes for MSKKQEIISFKVEEDLAEVIKQLPNRSQFIRQALLAALDSTCPLCQGTGQITQAQKPHLNEFLKHHSLQQCDSCEAVFFACDEHHEEEVQTHVSGSPG; via the coding sequence ATGTCAAAAAAACAGGAAATTATCAGTTTCAAGGTTGAAGAGGATCTGGCGGAAGTAATTAAACAGCTTCCCAACCGCTCCCAGTTTATCCGGCAGGCTCTGCTTGCAGCCCTGGACAGCACATGTCCTCTCTGCCAGGGAACCGGGCAGATCACCCAGGCACAGAAGCCTCACCTGAATGAATTTCTCAAGCACCATTCTCTTCAGCAATGCGACAGCTGTGAAGCGGTGTTTTTTGCCTGTGACGAACATCATGAAGAGGAAGTTCAGACACACGTAAGCGGAAGCCCGGGCTGA